A stretch of the Agromyces larvae genome encodes the following:
- a CDS encoding helicase HerA-like domain-containing protein: protein MGDDDAVAKAQAAAQAAAEAAQELQRQAQEAIRKAEEAAAAAQAAADAQAAAAQAAADAARESAAPAPDTASAADDSGTDATRASVPESPAGASSGSDATGASVPESPAPNAPLTAAEAGAVAAGYAFDGTALELGALVNGEADPAVQVRIPIAMTNRHGLVAGATGTGKTRTLQVLAEQLSAAGVAVFAADIKGDLSGLATPGEGSEKLLARTRGIGQDWTPASFPVEFFSLGGIGRGVPIRATVAGFGPLLLSKVLGLNDTQESSLGLVFHYAEDQGLALLDLSDLRAVLQYLVSDEGKGELDALGGLSKATVGVILRELVAFAEAGADVFFGEPEIDTAEFLRVASDGRGIISLLEVPGVADRPALYSTFLMWLLADLFNDLPEVGDLDQPKLVFFFDEAHLLFADASKDFQAQIVRTVRLIRSKGVGVFFVTQTPKDVPGDVLAQLGSRIQHQLRAFTPDDAKALRATVSTYPKSAYDLESVLTSLGTGEAVVTVMNEKGAPSPVAWTRLRAPQALMSPTPDAQIDAAVAASPLQAKYGTPVDRESAGEILTAKLNAAAAAAKAVEDAKAKAAADAEYAKQQAAIEKQRAKEQKAAQAEYDRIMRETAGSRSKSRSRSSNRSTASGGGGSMLEQVLGSKATRDVLTSVVEGIFGTRRRR from the coding sequence ATGGGGGATGACGACGCGGTCGCGAAGGCACAGGCTGCCGCCCAGGCGGCGGCCGAAGCGGCACAGGAACTGCAGCGACAGGCGCAGGAGGCGATCCGCAAGGCCGAGGAGGCCGCCGCCGCCGCGCAGGCCGCAGCCGATGCGCAGGCCGCCGCCGCGCAGGCCGCAGCTGACGCGGCTCGCGAATCGGCCGCCCCGGCACCCGACACCGCATCCGCCGCCGACGACTCCGGCACTGATGCCACACGCGCATCAGTGCCGGAGTCGCCGGCGGGAGCATCCTCTGGGTCTGATGCCACTGGCGCATCAGTGCCGGAGTCGCCGGCACCGAATGCTCCGCTCACCGCAGCGGAGGCGGGTGCGGTCGCCGCCGGGTACGCGTTCGACGGCACCGCGCTCGAGCTCGGCGCACTCGTGAACGGCGAGGCCGACCCCGCGGTGCAGGTGCGCATCCCGATCGCGATGACGAACCGGCACGGGCTCGTCGCGGGTGCGACCGGCACCGGCAAGACCCGCACGCTGCAGGTGCTCGCCGAGCAGCTCTCCGCGGCCGGGGTCGCCGTGTTCGCCGCCGACATCAAGGGCGACCTGTCGGGGCTCGCGACCCCGGGCGAGGGCAGCGAGAAGCTGCTCGCCCGCACGCGCGGCATCGGGCAGGACTGGACGCCCGCGAGCTTCCCGGTCGAGTTCTTCTCGCTCGGCGGCATCGGCAGGGGCGTCCCGATCCGAGCCACCGTCGCCGGGTTCGGCCCGCTGCTGCTGTCGAAAGTGCTGGGCCTCAACGACACCCAGGAGTCGAGCCTCGGCCTCGTCTTCCACTACGCCGAAGACCAGGGGCTCGCGCTGCTCGACCTCTCCGACCTGCGGGCCGTGCTGCAGTACCTCGTCTCCGACGAGGGCAAGGGCGAGCTCGACGCGCTCGGCGGCCTGTCGAAGGCCACGGTCGGCGTGATCCTGCGCGAGCTCGTCGCGTTCGCCGAGGCCGGCGCCGACGTGTTCTTCGGCGAACCCGAGATCGACACCGCCGAGTTCCTGCGCGTGGCATCCGACGGCCGAGGCATCATCAGCCTGCTCGAGGTACCCGGCGTGGCCGACCGACCCGCGCTCTACTCGACGTTCCTGATGTGGCTGCTGGCCGACCTGTTCAACGACCTGCCCGAGGTCGGCGACCTCGACCAGCCGAAACTGGTGTTCTTCTTCGACGAAGCCCACCTCCTGTTCGCGGATGCCTCGAAGGACTTCCAGGCGCAGATCGTGCGGACGGTGCGGCTCATCCGCTCGAAGGGCGTCGGCGTGTTCTTCGTCACCCAGACCCCGAAGGACGTGCCCGGCGACGTGCTCGCCCAGCTCGGCTCGCGCATCCAGCACCAGCTGCGCGCCTTCACGCCCGACGATGCGAAAGCCCTGCGGGCCACCGTGTCGACCTACCCGAAGTCGGCGTACGACCTCGAGAGCGTGCTCACCAGCCTCGGCACCGGTGAGGCGGTCGTCACCGTCATGAACGAGAAAGGCGCGCCGAGCCCCGTCGCGTGGACCCGCCTGCGCGCCCCGCAAGCCCTCATGTCGCCCACGCCCGACGCGCAGATCGACGCCGCCGTCGCCGCCTCGCCGCTCCAGGCGAAGTACGGCACCCCGGTCGACCGCGAGTCGGCCGGCGAGATCCTCACCGCGAAGCTGAACGCCGCGGCCGCCGCGGCGAAAGCGGTCGAGGACGCGAAGGCGAAGGCGGCCGCCGACGCCGAGTACGCCAAGCAGCAGGCGGCGATCGAGAAGCAACGGGCGAAGGAGCAGAAGGCCGCGCAGGCCGAGTACGACCGCATCATGCGCGAGACCGCGGGCAGCCGGAGCAAGTCTCGATCGCGATCGTCCAACCGCTCGACCGCGAGCGGCGGCGGCGGCTCGATGCTCGAACAGGTGCTCGGCTCCAAGGCCACCCGCGACGTGCTCACCAGCGTCGTCGAGGGCATCTTCGGCACCCGGCGGCGCCGATGA
- a CDS encoding GNAT family N-acetyltransferase — protein sequence MTYEIRPYQPADRAAVGEVCVRTAAAGGDARGRYSDDTLMPEVYAWPYVDHQPDLAWVVVRPAADPAPGAGDPDALLRSGDDAVVGYVIGVADTAAFIDWWRREWTPGFIARHPAPGLAPQPAVGYTESDLLRDGADPDRMRNDDLGTHPAHLHIDLLPEAQGHGLGRALIETLRAALAARNVPGVQLGMDPANTNARAFYDRLGFIELPTHRPDRPLLGIATS from the coding sequence GTGACCTACGAGATCCGCCCCTACCAGCCCGCCGACCGTGCCGCCGTCGGCGAGGTGTGCGTGCGCACGGCCGCCGCCGGCGGCGACGCCCGCGGGCGGTACTCCGACGACACGCTGATGCCCGAGGTCTACGCCTGGCCGTACGTCGACCACCAGCCCGACCTGGCCTGGGTCGTCGTCCGCCCCGCGGCGGATCCCGCGCCCGGCGCCGGTGACCCCGATGCGCTGCTGCGCTCGGGCGACGACGCCGTCGTGGGCTACGTGATCGGGGTCGCCGACACGGCGGCGTTCATCGACTGGTGGCGGCGCGAGTGGACGCCCGGGTTCATCGCGCGCCACCCGGCGCCGGGCCTCGCCCCGCAGCCCGCGGTCGGCTACACCGAGTCCGACCTGCTGCGCGACGGCGCCGACCCCGACCGCATGCGCAACGACGACCTGGGGACGCATCCCGCGCACCTGCACATCGACCTGCTGCCCGAGGCGCAGGGCCACGGGCTCGGTCGGGCGCTCATCGAGACGTTGCGGGCCGCGCTCGCGGCGCGCAACGTGCCGGGCGTGCAACTCGGCATGGACCCCGCGAACACGAACGCCCGCGCGTTCTACGATCGGCTCGGCTTCATCGAACTGCCGACGCACCGGCCCGACCGGCCGTTGCTCGGCATCGCGACGAGCTGA
- a CDS encoding MogA/MoaB family molybdenum cofactor biosynthesis protein, which produces MDADASGIRAAVVTVSDRAAAGAREDASGPLAVRMLREAGCRVGDPAVVPDGADSVHGAIETALAGGARLVVTTGGTGIGPRDRTPEGTRPLLERELPGIGEELRRAPAPGALLSRGLAGVASGASGPALVVNLPGSTGGVRDGVAVIARVLPHAIAQLDGGDHA; this is translated from the coding sequence ATGGACGCTGACGCGAGCGGGATCCGGGCGGCGGTCGTGACCGTGAGCGATCGGGCGGCTGCGGGCGCCCGCGAGGACGCGTCGGGTCCGCTGGCGGTACGGATGCTCCGCGAAGCCGGATGCCGCGTCGGCGACCCGGCGGTCGTGCCCGACGGGGCCGACTCGGTGCACGGCGCCATCGAAACCGCGCTCGCCGGCGGCGCACGGCTCGTGGTGACGACGGGCGGCACCGGCATCGGCCCGCGCGACCGCACACCCGAGGGCACGCGCCCGCTGCTCGAGCGCGAACTGCCGGGCATCGGCGAAGAACTCCGGCGCGCGCCCGCTCCGGGGGCGCTGCTGTCGCGCGGACTCGCCGGCGTGGCATCCGGTGCGTCCGGCCCCGCCCTCGTCGTCAACCTTCCGGGCTCGACCGGCGGCGTGCGCGACGGTGTCGCGGTGATCGCGCGAGTGCTTCCGCACGCGATCGCCCAGCTCGACGGGGGAGACCACGCATGA
- a CDS encoding molybdenum cofactor biosynthesis protein MoaE, whose amino-acid sequence MIRIARVTHDVLDVGAHLAAVRSPRTGAVALFVGQVRDHDPAVDGRVVGLDYTAHPDAESMLRGILAPFAEAGTDPDSDPDPIEIAVSHRIGSLDVGDDALVVAVASAHRAEAFAACREIVERIKADLPVWKRQWQHDGASAWVGL is encoded by the coding sequence ATGATCCGCATCGCCCGCGTGACCCACGACGTGCTCGACGTCGGCGCGCACCTCGCCGCGGTGCGCAGCCCCCGCACGGGCGCGGTCGCGCTGTTCGTCGGCCAGGTGCGCGACCACGACCCCGCCGTCGACGGGCGGGTCGTCGGGCTCGACTACACGGCGCACCCCGACGCCGAGTCGATGCTCCGCGGCATCCTCGCGCCGTTCGCCGAAGCCGGAACCGACCCCGACAGCGACCCCGACCCCATAGAGATCGCCGTGAGCCACCGCATCGGCAGCCTCGACGTCGGCGACGACGCCCTCGTGGTCGCCGTGGCATCCGCGCACCGCGCCGAAGCGTTCGCCGCGTGCCGCGAGATCGTCGAACGCATCAAGGCCGACCTTCCCGTGTGGAAACGCCAATGGCAGCACGACGGAGCATCCGCATGGGTGGGACTGTGA
- the moaA gene encoding GTP 3',8-cyclase MoaA produces the protein MGGTVTGLVDRYGRVHRDLRISLTDRCSLRCTYCMPEDGVPWLAKDNILTTDELERLARVAASLGVTEVRLTGGEPLLRRDVVDVVRRMAAIEGEEGPLEVSLTTNGLRLPELAGPLREAGLARMNISIDTLRPERFLRLTRRDRLDDVLAGIRAAIDEGFAPVKLNAVAMRGENDDELADLLAYAVSIGAELRFIEQMPLDAGHIWSRVRMVEAEEILAALRERFTLTPIGDRGAAPAERWLVDGGPATVGVIASVTRPFCGACDRVRITADGQFRTCLFARTEDDLLAPLRSGAGDDALAEIMRRAISGKLAGHGIDDPGFLQPDRPMSAIGG, from the coding sequence ATGGGTGGGACTGTGACCGGCCTCGTCGACCGCTACGGGCGCGTGCATCGCGACCTGCGGATCTCGCTGACCGACCGGTGCTCGCTGCGCTGCACGTACTGCATGCCCGAGGACGGCGTGCCCTGGCTCGCGAAGGACAACATCCTGACGACCGACGAACTCGAGCGGCTCGCCCGGGTCGCCGCGTCGCTCGGCGTGACCGAGGTGCGCCTCACGGGCGGCGAGCCGCTGCTGCGCCGCGACGTCGTCGACGTGGTGCGCCGGATGGCGGCGATCGAGGGCGAAGAAGGGCCGCTCGAGGTCTCGCTCACGACGAACGGGCTACGACTTCCCGAACTCGCCGGCCCGCTGCGCGAGGCGGGACTCGCGCGCATGAACATCTCGATCGACACGCTGCGGCCCGAGCGGTTCCTGCGGCTCACCCGCCGCGACCGGCTCGACGACGTGCTCGCGGGCATCCGCGCGGCGATCGACGAGGGCTTCGCGCCCGTGAAGCTGAACGCCGTCGCGATGCGCGGCGAGAACGACGACGAACTCGCCGACCTGCTCGCCTACGCCGTGTCGATCGGCGCCGAACTGCGGTTCATCGAGCAGATGCCGCTGGACGCCGGGCACATCTGGTCGCGCGTGCGGATGGTCGAGGCCGAGGAGATCCTCGCCGCGCTGCGCGAGCGGTTCACGCTGACGCCGATCGGCGACCGCGGTGCGGCACCCGCCGAACGCTGGCTCGTCGACGGCGGGCCGGCGACGGTCGGCGTGATCGCGTCGGTGACGCGGCCGTTCTGCGGGGCGTGCGACCGGGTGCGGATCACGGCCGACGGGCAGTTCCGCACGTGCCTGTTCGCCCGCACCGAGGACGACCTGCTCGCGCCGCTGCGGTCGGGCGCGGGCGACGACGCGCTCGCCGAGATCATGCGTCGTGCGATCTCGGGCAAGCTCGCCGGGCACGGCATCGACGACCCCGGATTCCTCCAGCCCGACCGGCCGATGAGCGCGATCGGCGGGTAG
- a CDS encoding MoaD/ThiS family protein: MARVRLFAAAADAAGTEELSLEASDLGSLLAALRARGDDRLAHVLDRSSFLVDGSRTSEPATPLAADALVDVMPPFAGG; encoded by the coding sequence ATGGCGCGGGTGCGTCTGTTCGCCGCCGCGGCCGACGCGGCCGGCACCGAGGAACTCTCGCTCGAGGCATCCGATCTCGGCTCGCTGCTCGCCGCGCTCCGCGCCCGGGGCGACGACCGGCTCGCGCACGTGCTCGACCGCTCGAGCTTCCTCGTCGACGGGTCGCGCACCAGCGAGCCCGCGACGCCGCTCGCGGCCGACGCGCTCGTCGACGTGATGCCGCCGTTCGCGGGCGGCTGA
- a CDS encoding DUF6457 domain-containing protein — protein MTTDAPTPAELDEWVAQLAPELGLDAADVPTGRVLDLARDVAHGVARPGAPVSAFVVGLAVGRGLDLDEALARVDALLAERRD, from the coding sequence ATGACCACGGATGCCCCCACCCCCGCCGAGCTCGACGAATGGGTCGCGCAACTCGCGCCCGAACTCGGGCTCGACGCCGCCGACGTGCCGACCGGCCGCGTGCTCGACCTCGCCCGCGACGTCGCGCACGGGGTCGCCCGACCGGGCGCCCCCGTGTCGGCGTTCGTCGTCGGGCTGGCCGTCGGCCGCGGGCTCGACCTCGACGAGGCGCTCGCCCGCGTCGACGCACTGCTCGCCGAACGGCGGGACTGA
- the mobA gene encoding molybdenum cofactor guanylyltransferase produces the protein MTHAPGPSLAALVLAGGRARRLDGADKPGLRVGSARLVDHAVAAARTLGADPIVVVGPPGIVDADAAVRVVREDPPFGGPVAAIAAGLRELEASAPDLTVLLAADLPRAQAAAALLRPWIDAADRTPDPQEAGAVLVDAGGRDQWLAGVYRTAALRERLAALREAGASPHGAALGALVGALALARIPDEGESADIDTWDDLDSWRARLGTLEASADPVGPDPAGPDPAGPDPARPEEDA, from the coding sequence ATGACGCACGCGCCCGGCCCCTCGCTCGCCGCGCTCGTCCTCGCGGGCGGGCGGGCGCGCCGCCTCGACGGCGCCGACAAGCCCGGGCTGCGGGTGGGCAGCGCCCGGCTCGTCGACCACGCGGTCGCGGCGGCGCGCACGCTCGGCGCGGATCCGATCGTGGTCGTCGGCCCGCCCGGCATCGTCGACGCGGATGCCGCGGTGCGCGTCGTCCGCGAGGATCCGCCGTTCGGCGGCCCGGTCGCGGCGATCGCGGCGGGGCTGCGCGAGCTCGAGGCATCCGCACCCGACCTGACCGTGCTGCTGGCCGCCGACCTGCCGCGCGCGCAGGCGGCCGCCGCCCTGCTGCGCCCGTGGATCGACGCCGCCGACCGCACCCCCGACCCGCAGGAGGCGGGCGCGGTGCTCGTCGACGCCGGCGGCCGCGACCAGTGGCTGGCGGGCGTCTACCGCACGGCCGCGCTGCGCGAGCGGCTCGCCGCGCTCCGCGAGGCAGGTGCTTCGCCGCACGGTGCCGCGCTCGGTGCGCTGGTCGGCGCGCTCGCGCTCGCGCGCATCCCCGACGAGGGCGAGTCGGCCGACATCGACACCTGGGACGATCTCGACTCGTGGCGGGCCCGGCTCGGTACCCTCGAAGCATCCGCCGACCCCGTCGGACCCGACCCCGCCGGACCCGACCCCGCCGGACCCGACCCCGCCCGCCCCGAGGAGGACGCATGA
- the moaC gene encoding cyclic pyranopterin monophosphate synthase MoaC: MSFTHLDSAGRARMVDVTEKAPTVRSATARGLVRCSAEIVRMLRDGAVPKGDVLAVARIAGIAGAKRTAELLPLAHVIGVHGAVVDLEVVDEGVEVAATVRTADRTGVEMEALTAVSIAALAIVDMVKGVDKSVTIEQIRLVAKTGGKSGDWHRPA, translated from the coding sequence ATGAGCTTCACGCATCTGGATTCGGCGGGCCGTGCCCGCATGGTCGACGTGACCGAGAAGGCCCCGACCGTGCGCAGCGCCACCGCGCGCGGGCTCGTGCGGTGCAGCGCCGAGATCGTGCGGATGCTGCGCGACGGCGCCGTGCCGAAGGGCGACGTGCTGGCGGTGGCGCGCATCGCGGGCATCGCGGGCGCGAAGCGCACAGCCGAGCTGCTGCCGCTCGCGCACGTGATCGGCGTGCACGGCGCGGTCGTCGACCTCGAGGTCGTCGACGAGGGCGTCGAGGTGGCGGCGACGGTGCGCACCGCCGACCGCACGGGCGTCGAGATGGAGGCGCTCACCGCGGTGTCGATCGCCGCGCTCGCGATCGTCGACATGGTGAAGGGCGTCGACAAGTCGGTCACCATCGAGCAGATCCGCCTCGTCGCGAAGACCGGCGGCAAGTCCGGCGACTGGCACCGGCCCGCATGA
- a CDS encoding molybdopterin molybdotransferase MoeA, with translation MITVEAQLARVLAGAAELPHETVPVDAAHGRVLAVDLRSAIDSPRDANSAMDGYALRRADVLGASPDAPVALRVVGEVAAGSGHDPVIAPGEAVRIMTGAPVPADADAVVPIERTADADWAADPVRIADEPAPAAHIRPAGDDLAAGELVLPRGIRLTARALASAVGAGVGELEVVARPRVAIIATGDELAEPGAPLARGQVHDSNSLLVAALAVEQGAVAVHRGRAGDAPGALDAEVRRVLEASVRPDLIVLTGGVSAGAHDPVTRLALEFAKVAMQPGKPQAFGRIDGVPVFGLPGNPVSVAVSFELFVRPFLAVLQGLDPTRPTERAIADEAWRTPVGRRQYQPIVAQRVDGVLHVRPASDRGSGSHLVGRLARAEGFAVVPAEVAAIGVGDEVEVMLG, from the coding sequence GTGATCACGGTCGAAGCGCAGCTCGCGCGTGTGCTCGCCGGCGCGGCCGAACTGCCGCACGAGACGGTGCCGGTCGACGCCGCCCACGGCCGCGTGCTGGCGGTCGACCTGCGCAGCGCGATCGACTCGCCGCGCGACGCCAACTCCGCGATGGACGGCTATGCGCTGCGCCGCGCCGACGTGCTGGGCGCGAGCCCCGACGCCCCGGTCGCGCTGCGCGTCGTCGGCGAGGTCGCCGCGGGCTCGGGTCACGACCCGGTGATCGCCCCGGGCGAAGCGGTGCGGATCATGACCGGTGCGCCCGTGCCGGCCGACGCCGACGCGGTCGTGCCGATCGAGCGCACCGCCGACGCCGACTGGGCGGCCGACCCCGTGCGCATCGCCGATGAGCCCGCGCCCGCCGCCCACATCCGCCCGGCCGGCGACGACCTCGCGGCGGGCGAGCTCGTGCTGCCCCGTGGCATCCGGCTCACCGCGCGAGCGCTCGCGAGCGCCGTCGGAGCGGGCGTCGGCGAGCTCGAGGTCGTGGCCCGCCCGCGGGTCGCGATCATCGCGACCGGTGACGAGCTGGCCGAGCCGGGGGCTCCGCTCGCCCGCGGGCAGGTGCACGACTCGAACAGCCTGCTCGTCGCGGCGCTCGCGGTCGAGCAGGGGGCGGTCGCGGTGCACCGCGGTCGCGCGGGCGATGCGCCGGGCGCACTCGACGCCGAGGTGCGGCGTGTGCTCGAGGCATCCGTTCGGCCCGACCTCATCGTGCTCACGGGAGGTGTCAGCGCCGGAGCCCACGACCCCGTCACCCGCCTCGCGCTGGAGTTCGCGAAGGTCGCGATGCAGCCCGGCAAGCCGCAGGCGTTCGGACGCATCGACGGCGTGCCCGTGTTCGGGCTGCCGGGCAACCCGGTGAGCGTCGCGGTGTCGTTCGAGTTGTTCGTGCGGCCGTTCCTCGCGGTGCTGCAGGGGCTCGACCCGACACGGCCGACCGAGCGCGCGATCGCCGACGAGGCGTGGCGCACCCCGGTCGGCCGGCGGCAGTACCAGCCGATCGTCGCGCAGCGCGTCGACGGTGTGCTGCACGTGCGCCCCGCGTCGGATCGGGGCAGCGGGTCGCACCTGGTGGGCCGGCTGGCGCGCGCCGAGGGGTTCGCGGTCGTGCCCGCGGAGGTCGCAGCGATTGGCGTCGGCGACGAGGTGGAGGTCATGCTGGGGTGA
- a CDS encoding ThiF family adenylyltransferase → MPLPPLVDPVDALDPDELRRTARQVRLPELGEVGQRRLAAARVAVVGAGGLGSPALLALAAAGVGTIGIIDDDVVDVTNLHRQVVHGTADVGRPKVDSAAERLAALAPQLVVERHMLHLTDENAPAVLGGYDLVLDGSDRFETRYVVSDACADLGIPVVWAAVLGVDAQVSVFWARPPAVDGRDAVEGVTLRDLYPAEPEGGVPTCADVGVLGSLCMQAGALQATEAIKLITGIGEPLLGRVLVIDGLRARQREVGLRPAADATRSADAPPRPDAAPRPDATTETDAAPAPSPIGHVSAGELRQRLDQVTVLDVREPSERAERAIAGSLHTPLGAVLAGDRTGLDRDRAIVVHCAIGPRAERAAAVLAAEGYRVSVLDGGMQAWAVVEAAAS, encoded by the coding sequence ATGCCGCTGCCTCCACTCGTCGACCCGGTCGACGCCCTCGATCCCGACGAGCTGCGCCGCACCGCGCGCCAGGTGCGTCTGCCCGAACTCGGCGAGGTCGGTCAGCGCCGGCTCGCGGCCGCGCGGGTCGCCGTGGTGGGTGCGGGCGGGCTCGGCTCCCCCGCGCTGCTCGCGCTCGCGGCGGCCGGGGTCGGCACGATCGGCATCATCGACGACGACGTGGTGGACGTGACGAACCTGCACCGTCAGGTCGTGCACGGCACGGCCGATGTGGGCCGGCCGAAGGTCGACAGCGCCGCCGAGCGGCTCGCCGCCCTCGCGCCGCAGCTCGTCGTGGAGCGCCACATGCTGCACCTCACCGACGAGAACGCGCCCGCCGTGCTCGGCGGCTACGACCTGGTGCTCGACGGCAGCGACCGGTTCGAGACGCGGTACGTCGTGTCGGATGCGTGCGCCGACCTCGGCATCCCCGTGGTGTGGGCGGCGGTGCTCGGCGTCGATGCGCAGGTGTCGGTGTTCTGGGCGCGCCCGCCCGCCGTCGACGGGCGCGACGCCGTCGAGGGCGTCACGCTGCGCGACCTGTACCCCGCCGAGCCCGAGGGCGGAGTGCCGACGTGCGCCGACGTGGGGGTGCTCGGTTCGCTCTGCATGCAGGCGGGCGCGCTCCAGGCGACCGAGGCGATCAAGCTCATCACGGGCATCGGCGAGCCGCTGCTCGGGCGGGTGCTCGTCATCGACGGGCTGCGTGCGCGGCAGCGCGAGGTCGGGTTGCGTCCGGCGGCGGATGCCACGCGATCGGCGGATGCTCCGCCGCGACCGGATGCCGCGCCGCGACCGGATGCCACGACCGAGACGGATGCCGCGCCGGCACCTTCCCCGATCGGCCACGTCTCGGCAGGCGAACTCAGGCAGCGCCTCGACCAGGTCACGGTGCTCGACGTGCGCGAGCCGTCCGAGCGCGCGGAGCGCGCGATCGCGGGGTCGCTGCACACCCCGCTCGGCGCGGTGCTCGCGGGCGACCGCACCGGGCTCGACCGCGATCGCGCGATCGTCGTGCACTGCGCGATCGGGCCGCGCGCCGAGCGCGCTGCGGCGGTGCTCGCCGCCGAGGGGTACCGGGTCTCGGTGCTCGACGGCGGCATGCAGGCGTGGGCGGTCGTCGAGGCGGCCGCCTCGTGA
- a CDS encoding SDR family oxidoreductase, with protein MRRDLRVLVTGGSGFLGSAAVRALAEHPSVALVVSGDVREPASRDDLPAGAVFERVDVTDAAGTAEVVARHRIDTVVHLAAIVNPGTVGEDVERRVDVDGTRNVLDAAVAGGVTRIVVSSSGAAYGYHADSPEWLSEDDPIRGNEEFSYSRHKRLVEEMLASYRSSHPSLGQVVLRIGTILGPTVRNQITALWDAPRLLVVRGSDSPFVFAWVDDVVGAIVAGATGDVTGAFNVAGDGKVTVPEIAARLGKKTLVVPAPLLAFGLRVGHALRLTVHGPERVGFLRYRPVLSNERLKTVLGYVPGKTSREAFEAYLATRR; from the coding sequence ATGAGGCGCGACCTGCGCGTGCTCGTCACCGGCGGCAGCGGGTTCCTCGGATCGGCCGCGGTCCGCGCGCTGGCGGAGCATCCGTCGGTCGCCCTGGTCGTCTCCGGAGACGTGCGCGAACCCGCCTCGCGCGACGACCTGCCGGCCGGCGCGGTCTTCGAGCGCGTCGACGTGACGGATGCCGCAGGCACCGCCGAGGTCGTCGCCCGCCACCGCATCGACACCGTCGTGCACCTCGCGGCGATCGTGAACCCCGGCACGGTCGGCGAGGACGTCGAGCGGCGCGTCGACGTCGACGGCACCCGCAACGTGCTCGACGCCGCGGTCGCCGGCGGCGTCACGCGCATCGTCGTCTCGTCGTCGGGCGCGGCCTACGGCTACCACGCCGACAGCCCCGAGTGGTTGAGCGAAGACGACCCGATCCGCGGCAACGAGGAGTTCAGCTACTCGCGGCACAAACGGCTCGTTGAGGAGATGCTGGCCTCGTACCGCAGCTCGCATCCGTCGCTCGGGCAGGTGGTGCTGCGCATCGGCACCATTCTCGGCCCGACCGTGCGCAACCAGATCACGGCGCTGTGGGATGCTCCGCGGCTGCTCGTGGTGCGCGGCAGCGACAGCCCGTTCGTGTTCGCCTGGGTCGACGACGTGGTCGGCGCGATCGTGGCCGGCGCGACCGGCGACGTGACCGGCGCGTTCAACGTCGCCGGCGACGGCAAGGTGACCGTGCCCGAGATCGCCGCGCGGCTCGGGAAGAAGACGCTCGTCGTGCCGGCGCCGCTGCTGGCGTTCGGATTGCGGGTCGGGCACGCGCTGCGCCTCACGGTGCACGGTCCCGAGCGGGTCGGATTCCTCAGGTACCGGCCCGTGCTCTCGAATGAGCGGCTGAAGACCGTGCTCGGCTACGTGCCGGGCAAGACCAGCCGCGAGGCGTTCGAGGCGTACCTCGCCACCCGCCGGTAG